The genome window TTCTCAATTTCGTGATAACTCAACCAGAACACGCTTTTCTTTTAGTTCGGCAGCCAATTTATTAGGCTTAGGATTACAAGATTTGGATGAAGGAAAATCGCAGATTGCTCACGGCGAAACAACTCGTGAAACCGTAAATATGATTTCATTCTTGACGGATATTATCGGTATTCGTGATGATATGTATTTGGGTGCTGGGAATAAATATATGCGTGAAGTAGGAGCGGCTCTTGATGATGGATTTGCTCAAGGCGTTTTGCCTCAGCGTCCGGGGATTGTTAACCTGCAATGCGATATCGATCACCCAACACAATCCATGGCAGATCTGGCACATTTGAAGCAAGTTTTTGGTTCTCTCGAAAACTTGAAAGGAAAAAAATTAGCAATGACTTGGGCTTATTCTCCGAGTTATGGTAAGCCTTTAAGTGTCCCTCAAGGAATAATTGGTTTGTTAACTCGCTTTGGAATGGAAGTTGAATTGGCACATCCAGAAGGTTATGGATTAATTCCTGATGTCATTAAGCAAGCCGAAAAGCAAGCGAAGGAAACTGGTGGTAGTTTTAAAGTAGTGAACAGTATGGATGAAGCATTTAAAAATGCGGATATTGTTTATCCTAAAAGCTGGGCTCCTTATGCTGTTATGGGTCAGAGAACCGAATTATTACGCAATAATGATACCGAAGGATTAAAAGCTTTGGAACAAAGTGCATTGCAAAATAATGCTAAACATATGGATTGGGAAGCTGATGCTGAAAAGATGAAGTTAACCA of Bacteroidales bacterium contains these proteins:
- the ygeW gene encoding knotted carbamoyltransferase YgeW: MEDLQKLINDIVLRDTDHLFNTDFLLTWEKSMADVEQVLDIAEALKSLRNHNISTDVFKTGLAISQFRDNSTRTRFSFSSAANLLGLGLQDLDEGKSQIAHGETTRETVNMISFLTDIIGIRDDMYLGAGNKYMREVGAALDDGFAQGVLPQRPGIVNLQCDIDHPTQSMADLAHLKQVFGSLENLKGKKLAMTWAYSPSYGKPLSVPQGIIGLLTRFGMEVELAHPEGYGLIPDVIKQAEKQAKETGGSFKVVNSMDEAFKNADIVYPKSWAPYAVMGQRTELLRNNDTEGLKALEQSALQNNAKHMDWEADAEKMKLTKNGSALYMHCLPADISGISCERGEVSAEVFEKYRIETYKEAGYKPYVIAAMMLSNRFKDPGRVLSELLKKGTKRKM